In the Gemmatimonadaceae bacterium genome, one interval contains:
- a CDS encoding NAD(P)/FAD-dependent oxidoreductase, which produces MTSPVTIPVAHPAPRRPHVVIVGGGFAGLHAARALRDAPVQITLVDRTNHHLFQPLLYQVATASLSPGDITAPIRWVLRKQRNVFVMLGEVVGIDVDSRTIALDAARRSITYDYLVLAPGGRHSYFAHPEWESLAPGLKSVEDAAELRRRFLLSFERAELSDDEAERAAYQTIVIVGAGPTGVELAGAIPDIAHKALRRDFRRIDTRLTRVVLLEAGDRVLPAYPESLSERARRDLERLGVEVRLNAFVTEVHDDRVCVGDETIPTRTVFWAAGNEISPLTKLLGAPLDKAGRVLVEPDLTVPGHPELFVIGDAAHVVCGGRVVPGVAPAAMQQGRSAGRNIARTFAGKPRVPFDYFNKGDVATIGRHKAVADFGRFRFGGRLAWWLWLTVHIMYLIGFRNRITVLIEWAYAYFTYQRGVRLITGSGRAPGRG; this is translated from the coding sequence GTGACGTCACCTGTGACCATTCCCGTCGCGCACCCGGCGCCGCGGCGGCCGCACGTGGTGATCGTGGGCGGAGGATTCGCCGGATTGCACGCGGCCCGCGCGCTCCGCGACGCGCCGGTCCAGATCACGCTGGTGGACCGCACTAATCATCACCTCTTTCAACCCCTGCTGTATCAGGTCGCGACCGCGTCGCTCTCGCCGGGCGACATCACCGCGCCCATCCGTTGGGTGCTGCGAAAGCAGCGGAACGTGTTCGTGATGCTGGGGGAGGTCGTCGGGATCGACGTGGATTCGCGGACGATCGCGCTCGACGCCGCGCGGCGGTCGATCACGTACGACTATCTCGTGCTCGCGCCGGGGGGTCGGCACTCGTACTTCGCGCACCCGGAGTGGGAATCACTGGCGCCCGGCCTCAAGTCGGTGGAGGACGCGGCCGAGCTGCGGCGCAGGTTCCTGCTGTCCTTCGAGCGTGCCGAGCTGTCCGACGATGAGGCGGAGCGCGCCGCCTACCAGACGATCGTGATCGTCGGCGCTGGGCCGACGGGCGTGGAGCTTGCGGGCGCCATTCCGGACATTGCGCACAAGGCCCTCCGCCGCGACTTCCGGCGGATAGACACTCGGCTAACGCGTGTCGTCCTGCTCGAGGCCGGCGACCGCGTGCTGCCGGCGTATCCCGAATCGCTGTCCGAGCGCGCGAGGCGGGACCTCGAACGGCTGGGAGTAGAGGTAAGGCTGAATGCCTTCGTGACCGAAGTCCATGACGATCGAGTGTGCGTCGGCGACGAGACGATCCCCACACGCACTGTCTTCTGGGCGGCCGGGAACGAGATTTCTCCCCTCACGAAGCTGCTCGGCGCGCCGCTCGACAAGGCGGGCCGCGTGCTGGTCGAGCCGGACCTCACGGTGCCCGGGCACCCTGAGCTGTTCGTGATCGGCGACGCCGCGCACGTGGTGTGCGGCGGTCGCGTCGTGCCAGGCGTCGCGCCGGCGGCGATGCAGCAGGGCAGATCGGCGGGACGCAACATCGCGCGCACCTTCGCGGGGAAGCCTCGGGTTCCGTTCGACTACTTCAACAAGGGCGATGTCGCGACGATCGGGCGGCACAAAGCCGTTGCCGATTTCGGCCGCTTTCGCTTCGGCGGCCGGTTGGCCTGGTGGCTATGGCTGACGGTTCACATCATGTACCTGATCGGATTCCGCAATCGAATCACGGTGCTGATCGAATGGGCATACGCGTATTTCACCTACCAGCGCGGTGTGCGATTGATCACGGGCTCGGGGCGCGCTCCGGGTCGCGGCTGA
- a CDS encoding MFS transporter — protein sequence MSQTVRGRFTGATRGKLFILIVTNFVDMVGLLMILPLLPYYADELGGGGMEVALLVSSFTAAQLISAPLWGRFSDKHGRKPALLVGLASAAIAYVVFAFATSLWLLLLSRIVQGAGGGTVGVIQAYVADSTEPQNRAKALGWLSAATNLGVALGPPLGSAALLLGRPGPGLVAATLCVLNIAFAARFLKESRDMTEAFVKRPGASRHAIIRVITHSGEPVPRLIWIYAIAMGAFSGMTAILALFLLHEWAVGPDKIWMVFTYLGVISVITRAGILGTLVDRFGEVRLSRIGLVLLAIGLGSIPFAGHYLLLALAIALVPLGTAFTFPCVTSLLSRLIPSNERGLYMGVQQTFGGLARVIVPLWAGFAYDQLGHGVPFYTSAILIGGTIFLGLGIDAGGGKQVAGSPAAEPVA from the coding sequence ATGAGCCAGACAGTTCGCGGCCGTTTCACCGGAGCTACGCGCGGAAAGCTGTTCATACTGATCGTCACGAACTTCGTGGACATGGTGGGATTGCTGATGATCCTGCCATTGCTCCCGTACTACGCCGACGAGCTCGGCGGCGGCGGGATGGAAGTCGCGCTACTAGTGTCGTCGTTCACGGCCGCGCAGCTGATCAGCGCTCCGCTGTGGGGTCGCTTCTCCGACAAGCACGGACGGAAACCGGCATTGCTCGTGGGGCTCGCGTCCGCCGCCATCGCCTACGTCGTGTTCGCGTTCGCCACGTCGCTGTGGCTATTGCTGCTCTCGCGCATCGTGCAAGGCGCCGGCGGCGGGACCGTCGGCGTAATTCAGGCGTACGTCGCCGATTCGACCGAGCCGCAAAATCGCGCGAAGGCGCTGGGCTGGCTTTCCGCGGCGACGAACCTCGGCGTCGCGCTGGGCCCGCCGCTCGGCTCCGCCGCGCTGCTGCTCGGCCGACCGGGCCCGGGACTCGTGGCCGCGACGCTGTGCGTGCTGAACATCGCTTTCGCCGCGCGTTTTCTCAAAGAGTCGCGCGACATGACCGAGGCGTTTGTGAAGCGGCCTGGCGCGTCGCGGCATGCGATCATTCGGGTCATCACGCATTCCGGCGAGCCCGTTCCGCGGCTTATCTGGATTTACGCAATCGCGATGGGCGCGTTCTCCGGAATGACCGCGATCCTCGCGCTCTTTCTGCTGCACGAGTGGGCGGTCGGCCCGGACAAGATCTGGATGGTGTTCACGTACCTCGGCGTGATCTCCGTGATCACGCGCGCGGGAATACTCGGAACGCTCGTGGATCGGTTCGGCGAGGTGCGGCTGTCGCGTATCGGCCTGGTGTTGCTCGCGATCGGACTCGGCTCGATTCCATTCGCGGGACATTACCTGTTGCTCGCGCTCGCGATCGCGCTCGTGCCCCTCGGGACGGCGTTCACGTTCCCGTGCGTGACGTCGCTGCTCTCGAGGTTGATTCCGAGCAACGAGCGCGGGTTGTACATGGGGGTGCAGCAAACGTTCGGGGGCCTGGCGCGCGTCATCGTCCCGTTGTGGGCCGGTTTTGCCTACGACCAGCTCGGCCACGGCGTGCCGTTTTACACCTCCGCCATATTGATCGGTGGAACGATCTTTCTCGGCTTGGGCATCGACGCCGGCGGCGGGAAGCAAGTCGCCGGCTCGCCCGCGGCCGAGCCGGTCGCGTGA
- a CDS encoding ABC transporter permease, translating into MNPFDFITQTLRIAVPYLFAASGGLVAERAGIVSLTLEGFMLSGAFTATLGSYYSGSPVIGVLAGAAGGLLFGLLHGIATVRFRADQVVSGIAVNLLVIGLTQVILMLLFDSSSNSPRVEGFQAGLSGFGDPLVWLGLASVPVVAFLLYRTPFGLRVQAAGEHPEAAASVGINVRFIRYVAVAISGVLAGLGGVYLALDQHQFTNNMTAGRGFIAIAAVIFGRWDPWRAGAACLLFAAAETTQIQLQGVAGIPSQFIGMIPYLLTIVALAGLVGRAVAPAALGRAED; encoded by the coding sequence TTGAACCCGTTCGATTTCATCACGCAGACGCTGCGGATCGCCGTGCCGTACCTGTTCGCTGCCAGCGGCGGACTGGTCGCCGAGCGCGCGGGGATCGTGAGTCTCACTCTCGAGGGATTCATGCTGAGCGGCGCGTTCACCGCGACGCTCGGCAGCTATTACTCTGGCAGTCCGGTGATCGGCGTGCTCGCGGGAGCGGCGGGTGGATTGCTGTTCGGACTGCTCCACGGGATCGCCACCGTTCGCTTCCGCGCCGATCAGGTGGTATCGGGAATCGCGGTCAACCTGCTCGTGATCGGCCTGACGCAGGTGATTCTGATGCTGCTGTTCGACAGCTCGTCGAACTCGCCGCGCGTGGAAGGGTTCCAGGCGGGGCTGTCGGGCTTCGGCGACCCGCTGGTGTGGCTGGGGCTCGCGTCGGTGCCGGTGGTCGCCTTTCTATTGTATAGGACGCCGTTCGGCCTTCGGGTGCAGGCTGCGGGCGAGCATCCGGAAGCGGCCGCGAGCGTCGGGATCAACGTCCGATTCATCCGCTACGTAGCGGTGGCCATATCCGGTGTGCTCGCGGGTCTCGGCGGCGTGTATCTCGCGCTCGATCAGCACCAGTTCACCAACAACATGACCGCGGGCCGCGGCTTCATCGCGATCGCCGCCGTGATCTTCGGCCGCTGGGATCCGTGGCGCGCGGGCGCCGCGTGCCTGCTCTTCGCCGCCGCGGAGACCACGCAGATCCAGCTCCAGGGCGTCGCCGGGATTCCGTCGCAGTTCATCGGAATGATCCCGTACCTCCTCACGATCGTCGCGCTCGCCGGCCTCGTCGGCCGCGCCGTCGCCCCCGCCGCGCTGGGGCGCGCGGAGGACTGA
- a CDS encoding ABC transporter permease, whose translation MSESLLRRAEEALLPPIVALLVALILGDILILLFHESPAHVYGRMIEGAWGNPYGFAQVLYKTTTLTFAGLAIALALRAGLFNIGAEGQLAAGAFGAALMGIILPAGTPGVLAVPLCLLAAAAAGLLAGGVPGVLKTKFGAHEVIVTIMLNFIILALLNWLLVEHFRVEETLHTAEINAGAVPRLSEFIPGFHGSAANVTFLFAMAAAVWCWWYLFRTPGGYALRATGLQAEAAEYSGIRVGRVWIKAMALGGMLAALGGTNFVLGYKHYYEDGFTGGSGFLAIAVAIVGRNHPFGVVLAAFFFATLSQGGLAIHALVPKQMVEVLQGIVILAMAAAVPEVQRALRGVRSARGATT comes from the coding sequence ATGAGCGAGTCCTTGCTCCGTCGCGCCGAGGAGGCGCTGCTTCCGCCGATCGTCGCGCTACTCGTCGCCCTCATCCTCGGCGACATCCTGATCCTGCTCTTTCACGAGTCGCCCGCGCACGTGTACGGCCGCATGATCGAGGGAGCGTGGGGAAACCCGTACGGCTTCGCGCAGGTGTTGTACAAGACGACGACACTGACGTTCGCGGGGCTCGCGATCGCGCTGGCGCTGCGCGCCGGGCTGTTCAACATCGGCGCGGAAGGACAGCTCGCGGCCGGCGCGTTCGGTGCCGCGCTAATGGGGATCATCTTGCCGGCCGGTACGCCGGGAGTGCTGGCGGTTCCGCTCTGTCTGCTCGCCGCCGCCGCCGCGGGATTGTTGGCCGGCGGAGTTCCCGGAGTCCTCAAGACGAAGTTCGGGGCGCACGAAGTGATCGTGACGATCATGCTGAACTTCATCATTCTGGCGCTGCTCAACTGGCTGCTCGTCGAGCACTTCCGCGTCGAGGAGACGCTGCACACGGCGGAGATCAACGCCGGCGCGGTGCCGAGGCTCAGCGAGTTCATCCCCGGCTTCCACGGGTCCGCGGCCAACGTCACGTTCCTGTTCGCGATGGCCGCCGCGGTGTGGTGCTGGTGGTACCTGTTCCGCACGCCGGGCGGCTACGCGCTGCGCGCGACCGGGCTCCAGGCGGAAGCCGCCGAGTACAGCGGCATCCGCGTCGGCCGCGTGTGGATCAAGGCGATGGCGCTCGGCGGCATGCTCGCCGCGCTCGGCGGCACCAACTTCGTACTCGGCTACAAGCACTATTACGAGGACGGCTTCACCGGCGGATCGGGCTTCCTCGCGATCGCCGTCGCCATCGTCGGCCGCAACCATCCCTTCGGCGTCGTGCTGGCGGCGTTCTTCTTCGCGACGCTGTCGCAGGGCGGGCTCGCGATTCACGCGCTGGTGCCCAAGCAGATGGTCGAGGTGCTCCAGGGAATCGTGATCCTCGCCATGGCGGCAGCCGTTCCCGAAGTGCAGCGAGCGTTGCGCGGAGTGCGAAGCGCGCGGGGAGCAACGACTTGA
- a CDS encoding ABC transporter ATP-binding protein has translation MSAHPIRMAAIDKSFGPVRANRAASLDVAPGEIHALVGENGAGKSTLMKILGGLIKPDAGTVEVNGRDVTAWSTTDAIAAGVGVVHQHFMLVPTLTVAENVVLGTEPRRGVMFDRARALADVTALIQRTGLIVPADRRVAELSVGEAQRVEILKTLYRGAKILILDEPTAVLSPPDVQELWTVLRKLRDEGGTIVLITHRLDEVIDISETVTVMRAGATVGRMKTSETTPAEIAKAMVGRDVVLSAPIREAIGEAAATTEHAIAPTGAPVLEVTDLAVNDSRRVRVVDGITFAIRPGEILGIAGVEGNGQTELVEAIAGLRDILGGSISVSGRDITHATVKERREAGIAHVPEDRHRRGLILEYSIAENLVLGAQEEFSRYGSLDSSRIEEHAREQIGKFDVRPPNPAPAARTLSGGNQQKVVIAREMGRSFTVLLAAQPTRGVDVGAIEFIHRQIREARDAGKAILLVSAELNEVLALSDKVAVMYRGRFAVTLPAYEATPEVLGPYMTGGGSRDAA, from the coding sequence ATGAGCGCGCATCCGATCAGGATGGCCGCGATCGACAAGTCGTTCGGTCCCGTCCGCGCCAACCGCGCCGCTTCGCTCGACGTCGCGCCGGGAGAGATCCACGCGCTGGTCGGTGAGAACGGCGCGGGCAAGTCCACCCTCATGAAGATCCTCGGCGGGCTGATCAAGCCCGACGCCGGCACGGTGGAAGTGAACGGCCGCGACGTCACGGCGTGGTCCACCACGGACGCGATCGCCGCGGGCGTCGGAGTCGTGCACCAGCATTTCATGCTCGTGCCCACGCTGACGGTCGCCGAGAACGTCGTGCTGGGGACCGAGCCGAGACGGGGCGTGATGTTCGATCGAGCGCGCGCACTCGCCGACGTGACCGCGCTGATCCAGAGGACTGGACTCATCGTTCCCGCGGACCGGCGGGTCGCGGAGCTGTCGGTGGGCGAAGCGCAGCGCGTCGAGATCCTCAAGACCCTGTATCGCGGCGCGAAGATTCTCATTCTCGACGAGCCGACCGCTGTCCTGTCTCCGCCGGACGTGCAAGAGCTGTGGACCGTCCTCCGAAAGCTGCGCGACGAAGGCGGCACGATCGTGCTGATCACGCACCGCCTGGATGAAGTCATCGACATCTCCGAGACGGTCACGGTCATGCGCGCCGGCGCGACAGTCGGGCGCATGAAGACGTCCGAGACGACGCCAGCCGAGATCGCCAAGGCGATGGTCGGACGCGACGTCGTGCTCTCCGCGCCTATTCGCGAAGCGATCGGGGAAGCGGCCGCCACGACCGAGCACGCGATCGCGCCTACGGGTGCCCCGGTGCTCGAGGTCACTGATCTCGCCGTGAATGACTCGCGCCGCGTGCGCGTCGTGGACGGCATCACGTTCGCCATCCGTCCGGGCGAGATCCTCGGCATCGCCGGCGTCGAAGGGAACGGGCAGACCGAGCTCGTCGAAGCGATCGCGGGCCTCCGCGACATTCTCGGCGGGTCCATCTCGGTCTCCGGCCGCGACATCACCCATGCGACGGTGAAAGAGCGACGCGAGGCCGGCATAGCGCACGTGCCTGAAGACCGGCACAGGCGCGGGCTCATCCTCGAGTACTCGATCGCGGAGAACCTGGTGCTCGGCGCGCAGGAGGAGTTTTCACGATACGGCTCGCTCGACAGCTCCCGGATCGAGGAGCATGCGCGGGAGCAGATCGGCAAGTTCGACGTCCGACCGCCAAACCCGGCACCGGCGGCGCGGACGCTGTCGGGCGGAAACCAGCAAAAGGTCGTTATCGCAAGAGAGATGGGACGATCGTTCACTGTGCTGCTCGCGGCGCAGCCCACGCGTGGTGTGGACGTCGGGGCGATCGAGTTCATCCATCGGCAGATCCGGGAAGCGCGCGACGCCGGCAAGGCGATCCTGCTCGTGTCCGCGGAGCTGAACGAAGTCCTGGCGTTGTCCGACAAGGTCGCCGTGATGTACCGCGGCAGGTTCGCGGTCACGCTCCCGGCGTACGAGGCGACGCCCGAAGTGCTCGGCCCCTACATGACCGGCGGCGGAAGCCGCGACGCGGCATGA
- a CDS encoding BMP family ABC transporter substrate-binding protein — protein sequence MRKLLITVAGLLAVHAAFLVLSPRGTEAVADAGATRVGIVLDVGGRGDKSFNDGAYEGADSAIKQLGADVRFIEPGEGADREAGLRLLAAERMDLIMGIGFIFTDDLIVLSREYPDSRFAGVDFAVATDAAGNVIPPPPNVAALKFREEEGSFLVGALAALVGNSKRVGFIGGMDIPLIHKFEAGYRAGVKHVCPDCTVIAQYAGVTPDAFANPGRGKELALAQYQSGVNVIFHASGATGGGLFEAARATGKLAIGVDADQSAEAPGRVLTSMIKGVNAAVYDAIARVENGTFKGGVYSFGLAEGGVGYVYDENNRALIPDAPRRRVEQLKADIIAGRIKVPSTR from the coding sequence ATGCGCAAGCTTCTGATCACCGTCGCGGGCCTGCTCGCCGTCCACGCCGCGTTCCTGGTGCTCAGCCCGCGCGGTACCGAAGCGGTCGCCGACGCCGGCGCGACCAGGGTCGGGATCGTACTCGACGTCGGCGGACGCGGCGACAAGTCGTTCAACGACGGCGCGTACGAGGGCGCCGACAGCGCCATTAAACAGCTCGGCGCCGACGTGCGATTCATCGAGCCCGGCGAGGGCGCCGACCGCGAGGCGGGGCTGCGCCTGCTCGCCGCCGAAAGGATGGACCTGATCATGGGAATCGGGTTCATCTTCACCGACGATCTCATCGTGTTGTCGCGGGAATACCCCGACAGCCGATTCGCCGGAGTCGACTTCGCGGTCGCCACCGACGCAGCCGGGAACGTCATTCCGCCGCCGCCCAACGTCGCCGCGCTCAAGTTCCGCGAGGAAGAAGGATCGTTTCTCGTCGGCGCGCTCGCGGCACTCGTGGGCAACTCCAAGCGGGTCGGGTTCATCGGCGGAATGGACATTCCGCTCATCCACAAGTTCGAGGCCGGCTATCGCGCGGGCGTGAAGCACGTCTGTCCGGATTGCACGGTGATCGCGCAGTACGCCGGCGTCACCCCGGACGCGTTCGCGAATCCCGGCCGCGGTAAGGAGCTCGCGCTCGCGCAGTACCAGTCCGGCGTCAACGTCATCTTCCACGCGTCGGGCGCGACCGGCGGAGGATTGTTCGAGGCCGCGCGCGCAACGGGCAAGCTCGCGATCGGCGTAGATGCCGATCAATCGGCCGAAGCACCGGGAAGAGTGCTGACCTCGATGATCAAAGGGGTGAACGCGGCGGTGTACGACGCCATCGCGCGCGTCGAGAACGGAACCTTCAAGGGCGGCGTGTACTCCTTCGGCCTCGCCGAGGGCGGCGTTGGCTACGTGTATGACGAGAACAACCGCGCGCTCATTCCCGACGCGCCGCGCCGGCGCGTGGAGCAGCTCAAGGCCGACATCATCGCGGGCAGGATCAAGGTGCCGTCCACGCGATGA
- a CDS encoding L-aspartate oxidase yields MPVDRIRTRFLVVGSGVAGLHAAWRASEVDGGEVMVLTKRSLFDSATAYAQGGIAAALGAGDSTKLHRKDTLAAGAALCDARAVDVLVAEGPERVRELQVAGADFDVGPTGKLRLGKEAAHSRHRIVHAHGDQTGAEVVRTLIDRVQNSPQIEVLEKTRVLDLIVHAGVCAGVRATLAGRPVEIIADVTVLATGGCGQVFRYTTNPVVATGDGYAIARRAGVKLADMEFVQFHPTALDTPENPLSLISEAVRGEGATLVNDKGQRFMTRRHRLAELAPRDIVAREIFLQQSEGSRVWLDARRLGKSFENRFPGIFALCHARGIDPRDELIPVTPAAHYMMGGIVTDLAGCSSLPRLYACGEVSSTGVHGANRLASNSLLEGLVFAERVARDMIKTERLSRVPRKSDWKAPQLRDRGAAQVAADDVRRVMWEKAGIYRSGRGLKKCLETLDAIESRLPAGATEEANLIATGRLIAGAAMQRRESRGGHFRSDFPRPKQKWRGKHIIW; encoded by the coding sequence ATGCCCGTCGACCGGATCAGAACGCGCTTTCTCGTGGTCGGCAGCGGCGTGGCCGGGCTGCACGCCGCGTGGCGGGCCAGCGAAGTGGACGGCGGCGAAGTGATGGTTCTCACCAAGCGGTCCCTGTTCGACAGCGCGACCGCGTACGCCCAGGGCGGGATTGCCGCCGCGCTCGGCGCCGGGGACTCCACCAAGCTTCACCGCAAGGACACGCTCGCGGCCGGAGCGGCGCTGTGCGACGCGCGCGCGGTGGACGTGCTCGTGGCCGAGGGCCCCGAGCGCGTGCGTGAGCTGCAAGTCGCGGGCGCAGACTTCGACGTCGGCCCGACCGGAAAGCTCCGGCTCGGGAAGGAAGCCGCCCATTCGCGCCACCGGATCGTGCACGCTCACGGCGACCAGACGGGCGCCGAAGTCGTACGAACGCTGATCGACCGCGTCCAGAACAGCCCGCAGATAGAAGTGCTCGAGAAGACGCGAGTGCTCGACCTGATCGTGCACGCGGGAGTGTGCGCGGGAGTTAGGGCGACCCTGGCGGGACGGCCCGTCGAGATCATCGCCGACGTAACGGTGCTGGCGACCGGCGGCTGCGGCCAGGTCTTCCGGTATACGACCAATCCGGTCGTCGCGACGGGCGACGGCTACGCGATCGCGCGGCGCGCGGGGGTGAAGCTGGCCGACATGGAGTTCGTGCAGTTCCACCCGACGGCGCTCGACACGCCGGAGAACCCACTCTCGCTGATCTCGGAAGCCGTGCGCGGCGAAGGCGCGACACTGGTCAACGACAAGGGCCAGCGGTTCATGACGCGGCGGCATCGCCTGGCTGAGCTGGCGCCGCGCGACATAGTGGCGCGCGAGATCTTCCTGCAGCAATCGGAGGGGAGCAGGGTCTGGCTCGACGCGCGCCGCCTCGGAAAGTCGTTCGAGAATCGCTTCCCCGGCATCTTCGCTCTCTGTCACGCGCGGGGCATCGACCCGCGCGACGAGCTCATTCCGGTGACTCCGGCCGCGCATTACATGATGGGCGGGATCGTCACCGATCTCGCCGGCTGCTCCAGCCTGCCGCGGCTGTATGCGTGCGGCGAGGTGTCCAGCACGGGCGTGCACGGGGCCAACCGGCTGGCCTCCAACTCGCTGCTGGAGGGGTTGGTATTCGCCGAACGCGTCGCGCGCGATATGATAAAGACGGAGCGATTGAGCCGGGTGCCGAGGAAGTCGGACTGGAAGGCTCCGCAGCTTCGCGATCGCGGCGCCGCGCAGGTGGCGGCCGACGACGTGCGGCGGGTGATGTGGGAGAAGGCGGGAATCTACCGGTCCGGCCGGGGATTGAAGAAATGTCTCGAGACGCTCGACGCGATCGAGTCACGGCTGCCTGCCGGAGCCACCGAGGAGGCCAACCTGATCGCGACGGGACGACTGATAGCGGGGGCGGCGATGCAGAGAAGAGAATCGCGCGGCGGCCATTTCCGCAGCGACTTCCCCCGGCCCAAGCAGAAGTGGCGGGGGAAGCACATCATATGGTAG
- the nadA gene encoding quinolinate synthase NadA: MVVIAEQDVAALQAEIKELARARNAVILAHNYERSEVQDVADYVGDSLGLSREAARTEADVIVFCGVHFMAETAKILSPDKTVLLPDLAAGCSLAASIDAEQLRAWKAEHPGAVVVSYVNTSAEVKAESDYCCTSGNAVEVINSIPAEKDILFLPDMFLGAHVRRVSGRENIHVWMGECHVHAGIDPEHINLTRAAHPGAEFLIHPECGCASSVVEAVSAGAVSPEGMQILSTEGMIRRPSQSPVDEFIVATEVGILYRLRRENPTKTFFAANERAVCAYMKVTTLPKVFLALQEMQHEITVPPHVAARARKAIERMIAIGGQTALSPVPTSPDPGE; this comes from the coding sequence ATGGTAGTGATTGCGGAGCAGGACGTCGCGGCGCTGCAGGCGGAGATCAAGGAGCTCGCGCGCGCCCGGAACGCGGTGATACTTGCGCACAACTACGAGCGCTCCGAAGTCCAGGACGTAGCCGATTACGTCGGCGACTCGCTGGGGCTGAGCCGCGAGGCCGCGCGAACCGAAGCCGATGTGATCGTGTTCTGCGGCGTGCACTTCATGGCCGAGACGGCCAAGATACTGTCGCCGGACAAGACGGTGCTGCTGCCGGATCTCGCCGCGGGGTGCTCGCTCGCGGCGAGCATCGACGCCGAGCAGCTGCGCGCGTGGAAGGCGGAGCATCCGGGCGCGGTGGTTGTGTCGTACGTCAACACGTCCGCCGAAGTGAAGGCGGAGAGCGATTACTGTTGCACGTCTGGCAACGCGGTGGAGGTGATCAACTCCATCCCCGCGGAAAAGGACATCCTCTTCCTGCCGGACATGTTTCTGGGAGCGCACGTGCGGCGGGTGTCGGGACGCGAGAACATCCACGTCTGGATGGGCGAATGCCACGTGCACGCGGGGATCGACCCCGAGCACATCAACCTCACGCGGGCGGCGCACCCCGGCGCCGAATTTCTGATTCACCCCGAGTGCGGCTGCGCGTCGAGCGTCGTCGAGGCGGTGTCGGCCGGCGCGGTCAGCCCCGAGGGAATGCAGATACTCTCGACCGAAGGGATGATCCGCCGGCCGTCGCAATCGCCGGTGGACGAGTTCATCGTCGCGACCGAGGTCGGAATTCTGTACCGGCTGCGGCGGGAGAATCCGACCAAGACATTCTTCGCGGCGAACGAGCGGGCGGTGTGCGCGTACATGAAGGTCACGACGCTGCCGAAGGTGTTTCTGGCGCTGCAGGAGATGCAGCACGAGATCACGGTGCCGCCCCACGTAGCCGCGCGCGCGCGCAAGGCGATTGAGCGCATGATCGCGATCGGCGGACAGACGGCCCTGTCGCCGGTGCCGACGTCCCCGGATCCGGGCGAATAA
- the nadC gene encoding carboxylating nicotinate-nucleotide diphosphorylase, translating into MFPLNRRETTKLVRAALEEDGAFDDITTIATVVSDRRAHCRLVARKAGVIAGLPLAVEAFRQLNPRVTVRVDGEDGRKVAPGSVFVVLSGSARGLLSAERVALNFLQRLSGIATLTAKFVAAVHGTGAKILDTRKTTPGWRSLEKYAVRAGGGTNHRLDLSTAILIKDNHLRALDGDLELAIRRTRELAPRGTKVEVECDRIAQVRAAVEAGADIVLLDNMKVDEIRRCVELVDGRAIVEASGGINLTNVRAIAMTGVDWISVGALTHSAPSLDLALDFT; encoded by the coding sequence ATGTTTCCCCTCAACCGGCGGGAGACGACCAAGCTCGTGCGTGCCGCGCTGGAGGAGGACGGCGCGTTCGACGACATAACGACGATCGCGACGGTGGTGTCGGACCGGCGGGCGCACTGCCGCCTGGTCGCCAGGAAGGCGGGCGTGATCGCGGGGCTGCCGCTTGCCGTCGAAGCGTTCCGGCAGCTGAATCCGCGGGTCACGGTACGGGTCGATGGCGAGGACGGACGCAAGGTGGCTCCCGGATCCGTTTTCGTCGTGCTGAGCGGCAGCGCGCGTGGACTGCTGTCGGCCGAGCGCGTCGCGCTGAACTTTCTCCAGCGCCTGTCGGGGATAGCGACGCTCACCGCCAAGTTCGTCGCGGCGGTGCACGGCACGGGCGCGAAGATACTGGACACGAGAAAGACGACTCCCGGCTGGCGGAGTCTGGAGAAATACGCGGTGCGCGCGGGCGGCGGCACCAATCACCGGCTGGACCTCTCCACCGCGATCCTGATCAAGGACAATCACCTCCGCGCCCTCGATGGAGATCTGGAGCTGGCGATTCGGCGGACGCGCGAGCTCGCGCCGCGCGGCACCAAGGTCGAAGTCGAGTGCGACAGGATCGCTCAGGTGCGCGCGGCCGTCGAGGCCGGCGCGGACATCGTTCTGCTCGACAACATGAAGGTCGACGAGATCCGGCGCTGCGTGGAGCTGGTGGACGGGCGCGCCATCGTCGAGGCGTCCGGCGGAATCAACCTGACCAACGTTCGGGCGATCGCCATGACCGGCGTGGATTGGATCTCGGTCGGCGCGCTCACGCACTCCGCACCTTCGCTGGACCTGGCGCTCGACTTCACCTAG